A window of the Lactuca sativa cultivar Salinas chromosome 7, Lsat_Salinas_v11, whole genome shotgun sequence genome harbors these coding sequences:
- the LOC111890601 gene encoding UTP--glucose-1-phosphate uridylyltransferase 2, with the protein MTIHSAVIQKLLSTNAHLGRRVAENHFKIYTYGARNGMTIIDSDKTLVCLRSACNFIGNLVRENGRFLFVNTNPLVDEIIEQMIKTTGCRNDNSWRLGGFLTNSLSPKKFRSRNKKFNLTSVYPPDCVVIFDTERKSSVILEASRLQIPIVGLVDPSMPLETYKKITYPVPANDSVQFVYLFCNLITKTIQYEQKKLAAAKGKVTKEEEPKIGEAAQRIEKIKINGTDDELFLLSYESLLPVSSDPLKITELLDKLVIFKINDNEGTKMGFNGPKSAIEISNGVTCLDLLVNYIESLNVKYGCNIPLILMNAASTHNETLKILEKQSGKNISCVVKDQVPENNVKGSSKDKPLYAFDQKEAILSLKKSGKLDELLLQGKEYILLLNSDNLAQVVDPKILNHLIQKNIEYCMEVSQVSSEGETSGTNQSEEKSKITNMMNSWINIEAINKDIHLKTKLFGVTVPASRNLSLEETSDLLIFKSDLYTCDNGILTRNEARTNPANPAIKLGPEFQMVSDFESRFKSIPSIIELDDLKVNGDVLFGSDVILKGFVTINARPGEKIIIPDGAMLENKVINGQQDLLSS; encoded by the exons ATGACGATTCATTCGGCTGTTATTCAAAAGCTTCTAAGCACAAACGCTCACTTAGGTCGCCGAGTAGCTGAGAACCATTTCAAAATCTACACTTATGGCGCTCGAAATGGAATGACGATTATCGACTCTGACAAAACCCTTGTTTGCTTACGTAGCGCCTGCAATTTTATTGGGAATCTTGTTCGTGAAAATGGTAGGTTTCTGTTCGTGAACACCAATCCATTAGTTGACGAAATCATTGAGCAGATGATTAAAACCACTGGCTGCCGCAATGACAACTCGTGGCGTCTTGGAGGGTTTCTAACCAACAGTTTGAGCCCCAAAAAGTTTCGTTCTAGGAATAAGAAGTTCAATCTGACGTCCGTTTATCCGCCAGACTGTGTGGTGATTTTCGATACGGAAAGGAAGTCTTCTGTGATTCTTGAAGCTTCTAGGTTGCAGATTCCAATCGTCGG GTTGGTGGATCCAAGTATGCCactggaaacatataagaaaATCACATACCCTGTCCCAGCAAACGATTCAGTGCAGTTTGTGTATTTGTTCTGCAACCTGATTACAAAAACCATCCAATACGAGCAAAAGAAGCTTGCTGCAGCTAAAGGAAAGGTAACCAAAGAAGAAGAACCGAAAATTGG AGAGGCTGCTCAACGAATTGAAAAGATTAAAATAAATGGTACAGATGATGAGTTGTTCCTCCTATCATATGAAAGCTTATTGCCTGTTTCTTCTG ATCCCTTAAAGATTACAGAGCTGTTGGACAAACTTGTTATATTTAAGATCAATGACAATGAAGGGACAAAGATGGGTTTTAATGGGCCAAA ATCTGCTATTGAGATATCTAATGGAGTGACATGTCTAGACTTACTTGTCAATTATATTGAG TCTCTGAATGTAAAATACGGATGCAACATTCCTTTGATTCTGATGAATGCTGCAAGCACACATAATGAAACCTTGAAG ATTTTGGAGAAACAATCCGGGAAAAATATAAGTTGTGTAGTGAAG GATCAAGTTCCAGAGAATAATGTCAAAGGAAGTTCTAAGGATAAACCACT GTATGCTTTTGATCAGAAGGAGGCTATTCTTTCCTTGAAGAAGAGTGGCAAACTTGATGAATTATTATTACAG GGTAAAGAGTACATCTTGTTGCTGAACTCAGATAATTTGGCTCAAGTTGTGGACCCAA AGATTTTAAATCATCTTATCCAGAAGAACATTGAGTATTGCATGGAG GTGTCACAAGTTTCAAGTGAAGGGGAAACTAGTGGAACTAATcaa TCAGAAGAAAAGTCTAAGATCACCAATATGATGAACTC GTGGATAAACATCGAAGCCATCAACAAGGACATTCATCTCAAAACAAAG CTATTCGGTGTAACTGTTCCTGCATCTAGAAACCTTTCATTGGAGGAGACATCGGATTTACTTATCTTTAAG tctGATCTTTACACATGTGATAATGGTATTCTTACACGCAATGAAGCCAGAACAAACCCTGCAAATCCTGCTATAAAATTAGGTCCCGAATTCCAAATG gtATCCGACTTTGAAAGTCGGTTTAAGTCGATTCCAAGCATTATTGAGCTTGATGATTTGAAGGTGAATGGTGATGTTTTGTTTGGAAGTGATGTCATCCTTAAG GGATTTGTTACCATCAATGCAAGACCAGGTGAGAAAATTATAATCCCTGATGGAGCTATGCTGGAAAACAAG GTCATCAATGGGCAACAAGATCTCTTGTCCTCTTAA
- the LOC111890613 gene encoding chromo domain protein LHP1 produces MKGGVKRKSISSDPPPPRVHNDLASSGNDKSEYYNQNGEQQQQLEQQQQLLPLNDGGDKYEDEEEDEYDEEYDDQYGDHENEGDGGEAEDADERPKLAEGFYEIESVRKKRSRKGKVQYLIKWRGWPEAANTWEPFENLLSCSDVIDAFEERLRSGKQRWGKKHKRKTAVALQPQAKKKKKKQQQHQPQQQQQQQDSPSDTYEVPSTKVKIIQESLSQPSNNDPKYGESNVKTTNHLNDNESLLVEHQIGEKKETNELKVPSLTDKEKENEFSLEIQEDRSGEGVGVSSSNHVQNVNGLKSVGAKRRKTGAVKRFKQDLNFVSSNDGDDVIERVSNTNGVVVDHGVWNFDQVRMVVDNGVQRFDQVGDTSRSMYGITKIIKPVEYSKSTLNDMHEILVTFSVLRSDGKEVMVDNRYLKANYPLLLINFYEQHIQYSE; encoded by the exons ATGAAAGGCGGAGTTAAAAGGAAGAGCATCAGCTCCGACCCACCACCACCTCGGGTCCACAACGATCTCGCTTCTTCCGGGAACGATAAGTCGGAGTACTACAATCAGAACGGTGAACAACAGCAGCAGCTGGAACAACAGCAGCAGCTGTTGCCGCTGAATGACGGCGGCGACAAGTATGAAGACGAAGAAGAGGATGAATATGACGAGGAGTATGACGATCAGTACGGTGACCACGAAAACGAAGGAGACGGAGGTGAAGCCGAGGATGCGGACGAGCGCCCTAAGCTAGCCGAGGGTTTCTACGAGATCGAATCCGTACGAAAGAAAAGAAGTCGCAAG GGTAAAGTACAGTATCTCATCAAATG GCGTGGATGGCCTGAAGCAGCTAACACTTGGGAACCCTTTGAGAATCTTCTGTCATGTTCGGATGTCATCGATGCATTCGAAGAGAG ATTGAGGTCAGGAAAACAGAGGTGGGGCAAGAAACATAAACGCAAAACTGCAGTTGCTCTTCAACCACAagcaaaaaagaagaaaaagaagcaacaacaacatcaaccacaacaacaacaacaacaacaagattCTCCTTCTGACACCTATGAAGTGCCTTCTACAAAGGTCAAAATAATCCAAGAATCTTTATCACAGCCTTCCAACAATGATCCCAAATATGGAGAAAGCAATGTTAAGACAACAAACCATTTGAATGATAATGAATCTTTATTGGTTGAACATCAAATTGGAGAAAAGAAAGAGACAAATGAGTTAAAAGTTCCATCTTTAACTGATAAAGAAAAGGAAAACGagttttctttagaaattcaAGAAGATCGATCTGGTGAAGGGGTAGGGGTAAGTTCGTCAAATCATGTCCAAAATGTGAATGGTTTAAAATCTGTTGGAGCTAAGAGGAGGAAGACTGGTGCTGTGAAACGGTTTAAGCAAGATTTGAACTTTGTGAGTAGTAATGATGGAGATGATGTGATTGAAAGAGTAAGCAACACAAATGGTGTGGTCGTTGACCATGGTGTTTGGAACTTTGACCAAGTGAGAATGGTTGTTGACAATGGGGTTCAGAGGTTTgaccaagtgggagatacttctaGAAGCATGTATGGTATTACCAAGATTATCAAACCTGTGGAGTATTCAAAATCCACACTCAATGATATGCATGAGATTTTGGTCACTTTTTCTGTCTTGAG GTCTGATGGAAAAGAAGTGATGGTAGATAACAGATATCTTAAGGCTAACTATCCTCTACTG TTGATCAACTTTTATGAGCAACATATTCAGTACTCTGAATGA